The segment AAGTTCGACGAGCAGGGTCAGGCTCTGCAGAACACCTATCTGATCCGGGTGGTCGACGGGAAGATCACGTCCGTCAAAAACTGACCTCCCTCAGGATTGAGGACAGGTGTCTCGGGTCGTCCCGGACGCACTGCAGCGCGGAACGCGGTGCAGTGCAGATCCGGGATCCCTGATTGCGTGGGCATCCCGGATCTGCGCTGCGCTCCGGCCGGGATGACTGTCGGGGTAAGAGGTAATCCCTCTACTGGGTCACACGATCTAACAAGAGCATGGCAATGGATTTCGTCGTCTTCACCCAGCAGGTCATCAATGGCCTGGTCAACGGCATGGCCTATGTGCTGATCGCGACCGGGCTCACCCTGATCTTCGGTGTGCTGCGGATCGTGAACTTCGCCCATGGCGAGTTCTACATGCTCGGCGCCTTCTTCACCTATTACGTCATGTCGATGCTCGGCCTCGACTATATCTCGGCGGCCCTGATCGCGACGGGGCTCACCGCAGCCGTCGGCATCCTGGCAAACGTCCTGTTCTTCTGGCCGCTGCGCAAGGAGCATGAGTTCACCATCCTGCTGTCGAGCCTGGGGCTCGCGCTCCTGCTCACCAATGGCGGCGAGGTCGTCTTCGGCGCCGATCCCAAATATGTGGCCAGCCCCTTCTCCGACGAAATCGTGGAATGGGGCGATTTGATCGTCACCCAGCAGCGCCTCGTGGTCTTCGCGGTGGGCGTCGTGGTGCTGATCGCGCTCTATCTCTTCATCAAGAATTCCAGCATGGGCAAGATGATGCGGGCGACTGCACAGAATGCCGAAGGCGCCGCGCTGACCGGCATCAATATCCGCCGGGTCCATGCCTGGACTTTCGCACTGGCCTGCGGACTGGCCGCGGTTGCCGGAGCGCTTGTCGGGCCCACGGCCATGATCTATCCGACCGTCGGCAGCTGGGCCGTGCTCAAGGGCTTCATCGTCGTCATCATGGGCGGGCTTGGCAGCATCCCCGGAGCGCTGGTGGGGGGCCTGGCGCTCGGCGTGATCGAGTCGCTCGGGGGAGGTTACATCTCGCTCGGATTCGCCGAGGCCATCGGCTATGCCATCATCATCATCGTGCTGCTATGGCGCCCGCAAGGGTTGTTCGGCACCGCGAAGAAGGCTTGATCCCATGGCGAACAAGATCCTTCCCTTCATCGCCCTGGCCGTGCTCGCGATCCTACCGTTGCTGACGGGCTCCACCTATCTGCATCACCTGCTGGTGCTCTGGATGCTCTATGCGCTGCTGGCGCTGAGCCTCAACATCATCGTCGGCTATCTCGGCGAGCTGACCTTCGGACATGCCGCCTTCTTTGGCATCGGCGCCTATGCCGCGGCCATCCTGGGAATGGATTACGGCCTCCCAGGCCTGCCTGCGCTGCTGTTTGCAGGCTTCATCGCGGGGGTGTTCGGCCTGGTCATCGGCTATGTCGCCCTGCGGATCGTCGGGCCTCAATTTGCCATCCTCACGCTCGGCTTCGGATCGATCATCTATACGGTGACCAATTACTGGGTCGACGTCACCCGCGGCCCCATGGGGATTTCCAACATCCCACCCCTGTCCTTCGGCCCGGAGTGGCTGACATTCTCGACGGCGCAGGAATATTACTACGTCGCCCTGGCCTGCGTGGTGATCTTCGCCTATGCCTGTTATGCGCTGGTGCATAGCCGCACGGGACGCGCCTTCATCGCCACCCGTGAGAATCCCAACCTCGCCTCCTCCCTGGGCATCGACATCTTCCATATGAAGCTGCTCGGTTTCGTGGTCGCCACCGTGGTCGCGGGCATCGGCGGCGCGCTCTATGCCCATTACGTGAAGGTCATCACCCCCGAGCTCATGGGCCTCCAATACATGTCGGCGCTGATCATCATGGTCATCGTCGGCGGCCGCGGCACGATCGCTGGGCCCATCATCGGCGCCCTCATCTATGTGGGCCTGCTCGAATTGCTGCGTCCGCTCGGTGCGATGCGGCTCGTCATCTTCGCTGCCCTGCTGATCGCCTCGGTCATCTTCCTGCCGGGGGGCATCGTCAGCCTGTGGCGCCGCTATGTTGAACAACCGGTGCTGAGAAAGTCCGCCACGCCACAGCCCGATGCCAGAAGGGAGATCGCGCCATGAGCACGGTGCCCATCCTCGAAGCGCGCGGCCTCACGCGGAAATTCGGCGGCCTCACGGCCGTCAACGAGGTCGACCTCAAGGTCAATGACAACGAGGTCGTCGGGCTGATCGGTCCCAACGGAGCCGGCAAGACGACGCTGTTCAACTGCATTGCCGGGTCCATGCCGCCGACCAGCGGCACCGTCGCGTTCCAGGGCAAGGACTGCACCGGTTTCGCAGCCCACAAGATGGCGCGGCTCGGCGTCACGCGCACCTTCCAGATCACCAGCATCTTCCCGGCCATGTCGACCTTCGACAATGTCCGGGCGGCGACCTTCCGCACCACGTCCAAGGGCTGGGTGCCGGCGCTGTTCCACACGCCGGGGTATCGCGAGCAGGAAGCCGCCGTCGTCGAGAAGGTCTATGAGATCCTCGACTTCGTGCATCTGGGGGAGCGTGCGCATTTCCCTGCAGATGCGCTGTCCTATGGCGAGCATCGGCGGCTCGAAATTGCGATTGCGCTCGCCGCCGATCCCAAGCTGCTGCTGCTGGACGAGCCGGCGGCCGGCATGAACCCCGAGGAGGGGCAAAAGCTGGTCGGCATGATCAACGACATCCGCGGGCGCGGCGTCGCGGTGCTGCTGGTGGAGCATCACATGCGGGTGGTCATGGGCGTCTGCGACCGCGTCGTGGTCATCGATCACGGGGTCAAGATCGCCGAAGGCGCCCCGCGCGAGGTCGCCGACAATCCCGACGTGATCCGCGTCTATCTGGGACGGGAGCAGGTCAGTGCTTGAAGTCAACGACATCACCGTCCGCTATGGTCGCCGCGAGGTCATCCATGGCATGTCGCTCAAGGTCGCCGAGAAGGAGGTCGTCACCCTCGTCGGCTCCAACGGCGCGGGCAAGACCACGGCGCTGAAGACCATCTCCGGCCTGCTGCGGCCGACGGCGGGGAGCATCTCCTTCGACGGCAAGCGCATCGACACGATGCAGCCCCATGAGATCATCGCCCATGGCGTGGTGCAGGTGCCGGAAGGGCGCCTGCTGTTCTCGGACATGACCGTCTACGAACATATCGAGCTCGGCGCCACGCGGGCGAAGGATAAGACACGCTCCTTCGCCGACCGGGTCGAGTGGATCTACTCCATGTTCCCGATCCTCAAAGAGCGAGGCGACCAGAAGGCCGGAACACTCAGCGGCGGCCAGCAGCAGATGCTCGCCATCGCTCGTGGCCTCATGGCCGAGCCGCGCTGCCTGATGCTGGATGAACCCTCGCTGGGCCTCGCGCCGATCATGGTGGACCAGCTGGCCGATGCCATCCGCAGCCTGCACACGGCAGGGCTGACGATCCTGCTGGTCGAGCAGCGCATCGATCTCGCCCTCAGGCTCGCCAATCGCGGCTATGTGCTGGAGACCGGAAATATCGTGCTCGAAGATACAGCCGACAACCTCCTCAACGATCCGCGGGTGAAGGCCGCTTATCTCGGCACATGAGCGGGATCTTCGGAGCGGTGGCGGTGAAGCCCGCCTATGTGGCAACGTCGCATGGCCAATTGCGCTACTGGCGGGCCGGTGCGGGCCTGCCGCTCGTCGTCCTGCCGGGGATGATCCTCGGGGCAGCGCCACGAGCGCGGCAGTGCGCTGCTGAATTCTCCGATCACAGCGTCATCACCTTCGAGCTTCCGGGGATCGGCGCTTCCGCGAGCGGCGACGATGGGTTGGACGGTGCAGCCAGGATCCTGGCTGAGGCTTGGGCGGTGCTCGAGCTCGGCGATGCGCCCCTGCTGGCCTATGATCTCGCAGCCCCGCTGGCGGCTGCCCTTTACGAGGCGCTTTCACCTAAGCCGTCCGCTTTGTTCGCCGCCGACCTCGAACTCGCACAGGCCTGGGCCAAGAAGCGCGCGCGCCCGCCGGCTCTCGCCCCACGGCCGGACGGGGCGCATCTCACCGCGTTATGGGCCTTCATCCGCAATCGGCATCTGCTCGATCCGCAGCATCCCTCGCTGCCGGCGGCGATCGGGGCCCCCTTGCCAAGCGACGAGGATCTTGACGAGACGGTCGTCAACGCCGCGACGCGACCTGAGCATTTCGAGAGATTGTGGAATGCCTGTCTCGATGGCATTGCCGGGCTCGATGATGGTAGAGCCGCGACGCTGCTCGAAGACATTCCCATGCCGGCGATGATCGACAAGCGGCTGGCCGAGCTCGCGGTCAAGGCGAGAGCGCCCACGGGCGTGAGACAGAAGGCGCAGCCCGACGATACCCGTTCCGTCTGGTGCGATTATGTGGAAACGCCTCCCGGTCACATCCATGTACGCCGCGCCGGCGGCGGTTCCCGCCCGCTGATGATGTTCCAGTCGGCGCCCGGATCGACGGCGCCGCTGACCCCGATCATCGAGGGCCTCGGCACCATCCGGGATGTCTATGCGCCGGATTTTCTCGGCAATGGCCGATCGGACAAGCCGCATTATGAGAAGACCGACATCGCCGCCCTGGCCGGCGACGCTCTCGATCTCGCGGACAGCCTCGGCCTGGAGACCTTGGATCTCTGGGGCACGCATACTGGGGCCTGTGTCGCCTTGGAGCTTGCATTGCTCGCGCCCGAGCGTGTCGGGCGGATGATCTTGGAGGCACCGCCGCTGCTGCCCCCGACCTTCACCGCGGACATTCTCGAGAATTATTTGCCTCCGCTTGCGCCCGATCGCTGGGGATTGCATCTGCAGCAGGCCTGGAACATGCGGCGCGACATGTTCCTATTCTGGCCATGGTACCGGCAGGCGCGCTCGGCGGTCCGCACGCTCGGGGTTCCGGAGACGGATTTCCTGCATGACTGGGTCATCGGACTTCTGTCCAGCGGTTTGACCTATGACCGGAGCTATCGGGCCGCCTTCGAATATGACACGCAGGCACGGCTGCCGCTGCTGACGCGTCCGGCCATGATTTGTGCCGGACCCGCCGACATGCTCGTCGAGGGGCTGCGGGTTGCCGAACAGATCTCGCCGGCAGGGACGCTCGTCACCCCGACGCCCGCCACCATCTGGTATCCGGGCCAGACGGCGGCGGCCGTGGAGCAGACCCTGCAGGCCTACCGGGATTTCCTGGAGGACGGGCCGATCAGATGATCGGCTTGCCGCCGGTCACAGCGATGGTCGCGCCCGAGATGTAGCTTGCTTCGTCGCTGGCCAACATGACATAGGCCGGCGCCAACTCGACCGGCTGACCCGGGCGCTTCATGGGCACCTGCTCGCCGAAATTCTTCACCTTCTCCTCCGGCATGGTGGACGGGATCAAGGGCGTCCAGATCGGGCCGGGGGCCACGGTATTGGCGCGGATGTTCTTCTCGGCCAGGAGCTGGGCCAGCCCCGCCGTGAAGTTCTGGATCGCACCCTTGGTGGTGGCATAAGCGAGGAGATTGGGGCTCGGCGAATCCGCGTTGATCGAGGCGGTGTTGATGATGGAAGCGCCGGATTTCATATGCGGCATCGCGGCCTTTGTAATGTAGAACATGGCGGAGATGTTCGTCGCAAAGGTGATGTCCCATTCCTCGTCGGGGATCTCCTCAATCGATTCGAAGCTCATCTGGTGGGCCGCATTGTTCACGATGATGTCGATGCGCCCGAACGCCTTGGCGGCCTCCTCCACGATCTTCCGGCACTGTGCGGGTTTCGAGATGTCGCCGGGAAGCAGAATGCATTTGCGGCCCGCTTCCTCCACCCAGCGCTTCGTCTCCTGGGCGTCCTCATCCTCGTTCAAATAGGAGATGAGAATATCGGCGCCTTCCCGGGCAAAGGCGATCGCCACGGCGCGGCCGATGCCAGAGTCACCGCCGGTAATGATCGCCTTCTTGTCCTTGAGGCGCCCGGATCCCTTGTAGCTCTCCTCGCCATGGTCGGGACGGGGGTTCATCTGGTCGGTGAAGCCCGGGACCTGCTGCATCGGCGTGTCGAACGGGGGCTTCGGAAAATGCTTGGTCATTCCACTGTCTCCTGGGGGCTGAACTTATCGTGCAACGCAGAAGTCTCAGCGTTGTTGCGTTTCTTCAGGGAGACGCCAAAATGGCGGTGAACGAAATGGGCCTGCTGACTGTTTACTGGCGGCGGCAGCCTCTATCGTCGCGCC is part of the Rhodoligotrophos appendicifer genome and harbors:
- a CDS encoding branched-chain amino acid ABC transporter permease; translation: MDFVVFTQQVINGLVNGMAYVLIATGLTLIFGVLRIVNFAHGEFYMLGAFFTYYVMSMLGLDYISAALIATGLTAAVGILANVLFFWPLRKEHEFTILLSSLGLALLLTNGGEVVFGADPKYVASPFSDEIVEWGDLIVTQQRLVVFAVGVVVLIALYLFIKNSSMGKMMRATAQNAEGAALTGINIRRVHAWTFALACGLAAVAGALVGPTAMIYPTVGSWAVLKGFIVVIMGGLGSIPGALVGGLALGVIESLGGGYISLGFAEAIGYAIIIIVLLWRPQGLFGTAKKA
- a CDS encoding branched-chain amino acid ABC transporter permease — translated: MANKILPFIALAVLAILPLLTGSTYLHHLLVLWMLYALLALSLNIIVGYLGELTFGHAAFFGIGAYAAAILGMDYGLPGLPALLFAGFIAGVFGLVIGYVALRIVGPQFAILTLGFGSIIYTVTNYWVDVTRGPMGISNIPPLSFGPEWLTFSTAQEYYYVALACVVIFAYACYALVHSRTGRAFIATRENPNLASSLGIDIFHMKLLGFVVATVVAGIGGALYAHYVKVITPELMGLQYMSALIIMVIVGGRGTIAGPIIGALIYVGLLELLRPLGAMRLVIFAALLIASVIFLPGGIVSLWRRYVEQPVLRKSATPQPDARREIAP
- a CDS encoding ABC transporter ATP-binding protein encodes the protein MSTVPILEARGLTRKFGGLTAVNEVDLKVNDNEVVGLIGPNGAGKTTLFNCIAGSMPPTSGTVAFQGKDCTGFAAHKMARLGVTRTFQITSIFPAMSTFDNVRAATFRTTSKGWVPALFHTPGYREQEAAVVEKVYEILDFVHLGERAHFPADALSYGEHRRLEIAIALAADPKLLLLDEPAAGMNPEEGQKLVGMINDIRGRGVAVLLVEHHMRVVMGVCDRVVVIDHGVKIAEGAPREVADNPDVIRVYLGREQVSA
- a CDS encoding ABC transporter ATP-binding protein: MLEVNDITVRYGRREVIHGMSLKVAEKEVVTLVGSNGAGKTTALKTISGLLRPTAGSISFDGKRIDTMQPHEIIAHGVVQVPEGRLLFSDMTVYEHIELGATRAKDKTRSFADRVEWIYSMFPILKERGDQKAGTLSGGQQQMLAIARGLMAEPRCLMLDEPSLGLAPIMVDQLADAIRSLHTAGLTILLVEQRIDLALRLANRGYVLETGNIVLEDTADNLLNDPRVKAAYLGT
- a CDS encoding alpha/beta fold hydrolase; amino-acid sequence: MSGIFGAVAVKPAYVATSHGQLRYWRAGAGLPLVVLPGMILGAAPRARQCAAEFSDHSVITFELPGIGASASGDDGLDGAARILAEAWAVLELGDAPLLAYDLAAPLAAALYEALSPKPSALFAADLELAQAWAKKRARPPALAPRPDGAHLTALWAFIRNRHLLDPQHPSLPAAIGAPLPSDEDLDETVVNAATRPEHFERLWNACLDGIAGLDDGRAATLLEDIPMPAMIDKRLAELAVKARAPTGVRQKAQPDDTRSVWCDYVETPPGHIHVRRAGGGSRPLMMFQSAPGSTAPLTPIIEGLGTIRDVYAPDFLGNGRSDKPHYEKTDIAALAGDALDLADSLGLETLDLWGTHTGACVALELALLAPERVGRMILEAPPLLPPTFTADILENYLPPLAPDRWGLHLQQAWNMRRDMFLFWPWYRQARSAVRTLGVPETDFLHDWVIGLLSSGLTYDRSYRAAFEYDTQARLPLLTRPAMICAGPADMLVEGLRVAEQISPAGTLVTPTPATIWYPGQTAAAVEQTLQAYRDFLEDGPIR
- a CDS encoding SDR family oxidoreductase, with protein sequence MTKHFPKPPFDTPMQQVPGFTDQMNPRPDHGEESYKGSGRLKDKKAIITGGDSGIGRAVAIAFAREGADILISYLNEDEDAQETKRWVEEAGRKCILLPGDISKPAQCRKIVEEAAKAFGRIDIIVNNAAHQMSFESIEEIPDEEWDITFATNISAMFYITKAAMPHMKSGASIINTASINADSPSPNLLAYATTKGAIQNFTAGLAQLLAEKNIRANTVAPGPIWTPLIPSTMPEEKVKNFGEQVPMKRPGQPVELAPAYVMLASDEASYISGATIAVTGGKPII